One Spea bombifrons isolate aSpeBom1 chromosome 1, aSpeBom1.2.pri, whole genome shotgun sequence DNA window includes the following coding sequences:
- the C1H12orf43 gene encoding protein CUSTOS, which translates to MAAPRKTSPDSDSDSSDEDLERFREAAWEPPGVKSFQHKQDAVAPAIPSLRVQVDCHDHDGNELQTTPEFRSHVAKKLTAILDSSIKEIPATSMLQNKSATVTDEDDGFRLFCTSVPGDMGAVTPATNSRRKMVSSSSEDSEEEERRCREAAVSGSDILRNSALQQVHLRTSDSTDSSQPCAKKHKKKKKQKKDDHEEGEEDRLGTTLQVEPESNGQGMKKKKKKKTKEILEEEEAQNIEENRLQIETESNGQSSKKKKKKQKVDM; encoded by the exons ATGGCGGCGCCCAGGAAAACCTCGCCAGATTCGGACTCCGACAGCAGCGATGAGGATTTAGAGCGTTTTCGCGAGGCAGCCTGGGAGCCACCGG GTGTTAAATCATTTCAACATAAGCAGGATGCTGTTGCTCCAGCTATACCTAGTCTTCG TGTTCAGGTTGACTGCCATGATCATGATGGGAATGAGCTGCAGACCACTCCTGAATTTCGATCACACGTAGCCAAAAAACTTACTGCCATCCTGGACAG CTCCATCAAAGAAATCCCAGCGACCAGTATGCTTCAAAATAAGTCTGCAACAGTTACTGACGAGGATGATG GCTTCCGTCTGTTCTGTACATCTGTGCCCGGGGACATGGGCGCTGTGACGCCGGCCACAAATTCCAGGCGCAAAATGGTTTCATCTAGCAG TGAGGATAGTGAAGAGGAGGAGCGGAGGTGCCGTGAAGCAGCGGTGTCAGGCAGTGACATCTTAAGAAACAGTGCATTGCAGCAGGTGCATTTGAGAACCTCAGACAGCACCGACAGCAGCCAGCCATgcgcaaaaaaacacaagaagaagaagaaacaaaagaaagatgACCATGAGGAGGGAGAAGAGGACAGGTTAGGGACCACGCTTCAGGTAGAGCCAGAGAGTAATGGACAAggtatgaagaagaagaagaagaaaaagacaaaagaaatactTGAGGAGGAAGAGGCACAAAACATAGAAGAGAACAGACTTCAAATTGAGACAGAGAGCAATGGACAAAGTtcgaaaaagaagaagaaaaagcagaaagTAGATATGTAA
- the RNF185 gene encoding E3 ubiquitin-protein ligase RNF185 isoform X2 yields MASAGPAPSASAENSSPGGASGSSNGEGASQDSTFECNICLDTAKDAVISLCGHLFCWPCLHQWLETRPNRQVCPVCKAGISRDKVIPLYGRGSTGQEDPREKTPPRPQGQRPEPENRGGFQGFGFGDGGFQMSFGIGAFPFGIFATAFNINDGRPPPVPGTPQYVDEQFLSRLFLFVALVIMFWLLIA; encoded by the exons ATGGCAAGTGCAGGACCGGCTCCCTCTGCATCTGCGGAGAACTCCAGTCCCGGCGGAGCAAGCGGCAGCAGCAACGGCGAGGGCGCCAGCCAGGACAGCACGTTTGAGTGCAACATATGTCTTGATACCGCTAAGGATGCCGTGATTAGCCTTTGTGGCCACCTGTTCTG CTGGCCATGTTTGCACCAG TGGCTGGAAACACGACCTAACCGCCAAGTTTGTCCAGTCTGCAAAGCGGGGATCAGTCGTGATAAAGTCATCCCCCTGTATGGGAGAGGAAGCACCGGACAGGAAGACCCCAG AGAGAAGACTCCACCAAGGCCTCAAGGGCAAAGACCAGAACCAGAAAACAGAGGG GGTTTCCAGGGTTTTGGATTTGGAGATGGAGGGTTCCAGATGTCCTTTGGTATCGGGGCATTTCCATTCGGAATATTTGCCACGGCATTTAATATCAATGATGGCCGTCCACCGCCAG TCCCCGGAACGCCTCAATATGTGGATGAGCAGTTCCTTTCTCGCCTCTTTCTCTTCGTTGCCTTGGTCATTATGTTCTGGCTGCTGATTGCTTGA
- the RNF185 gene encoding E3 ubiquitin-protein ligase RNF185 isoform X1 — protein MASAGPAPSASAENSSPGGASGSSNGEGASQDSTFECNICLDTAKDAVISLCGHLFCWPCLHQWLETRPNRQVCPVCKAGISRDKVIPLYGRGSTGQEDPREKTPPRPQGQRPEPENRGGFQGFGFGDGGFQMSFGIGAFPFGIFATAFNINDGRPPPAVPGTPQYVDEQFLSRLFLFVALVIMFWLLIA, from the exons ATGGCAAGTGCAGGACCGGCTCCCTCTGCATCTGCGGAGAACTCCAGTCCCGGCGGAGCAAGCGGCAGCAGCAACGGCGAGGGCGCCAGCCAGGACAGCACGTTTGAGTGCAACATATGTCTTGATACCGCTAAGGATGCCGTGATTAGCCTTTGTGGCCACCTGTTCTG CTGGCCATGTTTGCACCAG TGGCTGGAAACACGACCTAACCGCCAAGTTTGTCCAGTCTGCAAAGCGGGGATCAGTCGTGATAAAGTCATCCCCCTGTATGGGAGAGGAAGCACCGGACAGGAAGACCCCAG AGAGAAGACTCCACCAAGGCCTCAAGGGCAAAGACCAGAACCAGAAAACAGAGGG GGTTTCCAGGGTTTTGGATTTGGAGATGGAGGGTTCCAGATGTCCTTTGGTATCGGGGCATTTCCATTCGGAATATTTGCCACGGCATTTAATATCAATGATGGCCGTCCACCGCCAG CAGTCCCCGGAACGCCTCAATATGTGGATGAGCAGTTCCTTTCTCGCCTCTTTCTCTTCGTTGCCTTGGTCATTATGTTCTGGCTGCTGATTGCTTGA
- the LIMK2 gene encoding LIM domain kinase 2 isoform X1, whose amino-acid sequence MRASDSCDSELLSPVDPWVSQAEQCLSCKLQLTGPAMVVCQYKFHPECFCCSGCKAMIEDGESFCLVQGTALYCGPCHKLLLLRPQFEGLCNEPAQEKHVHTLTLVQIHPHVVGKRGFSVSVDDMQVTQVSPEVRSTLHLGDRIVEINGAPVSSLPPSEADELLCCPDKTLQLLVERNPASTSPDNPAPKPSSLCTTDGKACSEGTIKRSSIRRSNSNSRSPGPCSPKDPRSVYRSESLRCAVGQTQQIFRPSDLLHGEELGKGFFGRAIKVTHRATGRVMVMKELIQFDEQTQKTFLTEVKVMRSLDHPNVLRFIGVLYKDRRLNLLTEYIECGTLKDFLRGDHCPWQQKVSFAKDISCGMAYLHSVSIIHRDLNSHNCLIKMDGTVVVADFGLSRLIVEEKPRPAPERPPTKKRTLRKSDRKKRYTVVGNPYWMAPEMLNGKHYDEKVDVFSFGIVLCEIIGQVYADPDCLPRTLDFGLNVQLFWQKFVPKDCPAGFFPLATSCCQLEPDRRPDFPYLHDAFTALSLFLGELGIPLPSEMEYTEQNFRLQYGLVHDQSVSQENNHS is encoded by the exons ATGAGGGCGAGTGATTCCTG TGATTCCGAGCTTCTCTCTCCAGTGGACCCCTGGGTTTCACAAGCAGAACAATGTCTCAGCTGCAAACTGCAACTCACAGGACCAGCGATG GTTGTCTGCCAATACAAGTTTCACCCAGAATGCTTCTGCTGCTCTGGCTGCAAGGCAATGATTGAGGATGGAGAGTCATTCTGTCTGGTGCAGGGCACCGCACTTTACTG CGGACCATGTCACAAGCTGCTTCTCTTACGACCGCAATTTGAGGGTCTTTGCAATGAACCTGCACAAGAAAAGCATGTTCACACGCTCACCCTCGTGCAAATCCATCCGCATGTTGTAGGGAAAAGGGGCTTCTCTGTGTCGGTGGATGACATGCAGGTCACACA GGTGAGTCCTGAAGTTCGGAGCACGCTGCACCTCGGTGACCGTATTGTGGAGATTAATGGAGCTCCTGTCAGCTCGTTGCCCCCCAGCGAG GCTGATGAGCTGCTTTGCTGCCCAGATAAGACCCTGCAGCTTCTGGTAGAGCGCAACCCAGCATCAACTTCCCCTGATAACCCTGCCCCCAAACCTTCTTCCTTGTGCACAACAGATGGAAAGGCCTGTTCAGAGGGCACTATCAAACGCAGCTCTATCCG TCGGAGCAATAGTAACAGCCGTTCCCCGGGACCATGCTCTCCCAAAGACCCCCGCTCTGTGTATCGCTCAGAGTCTCTCCGCTGTGCTGTTGGACAAACTCAGCAGATTTTCCGCCCATCTGACCTGCTGCACGGAGAAGAACTGGGCAAAGGCTTCTTTGGACGAGCTATCAAG GTCACACACAGGGCCACAGGCAGGGTGATGGTGATGAAAGAACTAATCCAATTCGATGAACAGACTCAGAAAACGTTCCTCACTGAG gTGAAAGTCATGCGCTCTCTGGATCACCCCAATGTGCTACGTTTTATTGGGGTTCTGTATAAGGACCGTAGGCTGAACCTACTGACTGAGTACATTGAGTGCGGAACGTTGAAAGACTTCCTGAGAGGG GATCATTGTCCTTGGCAGCAGAAAGTCTCTTTTGCTAAAGACATTTCATGTGGAATG GCGTATCTTCACTCCGTGAGCATCATCCACAGAGACCTCAATTCACACAACTGTCTAATAAAGATG GACGGCACAGTGGTTGTTGCAGACTTTGGGCTATCACGGCTTATTGTTGAAGAGAAGCCAAGGCCTGCCCCAGAACGCCCACCCACCAAAAAACGAACATTGCGCAAGAGTGACCGCAAGAAGCGTTACACCGTGGTGGGAAATCCATACTGGATGGCACCTGAGATGTTAAATG GAAAGCATTACGATGAGAAGGTGGACGTATTTTCATTTGGGATTGTGCTGTGTGAG ATTATTGGACAAGTATATGCTGATCCTGATTGTCTGCCACGCACATTGGATTTTGGTCTGAATGTCCAACTCTTCTGGCAGAAATTTGTGCCCAAGGACTGTCCTGCTGGCTTTTTCCCACTGGCCACATCCTGCTGCCAACTTGAACCCGATAGAAG GCCTGACTTTCCCTATCTGCATGATGCATTTACAGCATTGTCTCTATTCCTGGGAGAGCTGGGGATCCCCCTCCCTTCAGAGATGGAGTATACGGAGCAGAACTTCAGACTGCAGTATGGCCTCGTGCATGATCAAAGTGTATCCCAGGAAAACAATCATTCTTAA
- the LIMK2 gene encoding LIM domain kinase 2 isoform X2 has protein sequence MRASDSCDSELLSPVDPWVSQAEQCLSCKLQLTGPAMVVCQYKFHPECFCCSGCKAMIEDGESFCLVQGTALYCGPCHKLLLLRPQFEGLCNEPAQEKHVHTLTLVQIHPHVVGKRGFSVSVDDMQVTQVSPEVRSTLHLGDRIVEINGAPVSSLPPSEADELLCCPDKTLQLLVERNPASTSPDNPAPKPSSLCTTDGKACSEGTIKRSSIRRSNSNSRSPGPCSPKDPRSVYRSESLRCAVGQTQQIFRPSDLLHGEELGKGFFGRAIKVTHRATGRVMVMKELIQFDEQTQKTFLTEVKVMRSLDHPNVLRFIGVLYKDRRLNLLTEYIECGTLKDFLRGDHCPWQQKVSFAKDISCGMAYLHSDGTVVVADFGLSRLIVEEKPRPAPERPPTKKRTLRKSDRKKRYTVVGNPYWMAPEMLNGKHYDEKVDVFSFGIVLCEIIGQVYADPDCLPRTLDFGLNVQLFWQKFVPKDCPAGFFPLATSCCQLEPDRRPDFPYLHDAFTALSLFLGELGIPLPSEMEYTEQNFRLQYGLVHDQSVSQENNHS, from the exons ATGAGGGCGAGTGATTCCTG TGATTCCGAGCTTCTCTCTCCAGTGGACCCCTGGGTTTCACAAGCAGAACAATGTCTCAGCTGCAAACTGCAACTCACAGGACCAGCGATG GTTGTCTGCCAATACAAGTTTCACCCAGAATGCTTCTGCTGCTCTGGCTGCAAGGCAATGATTGAGGATGGAGAGTCATTCTGTCTGGTGCAGGGCACCGCACTTTACTG CGGACCATGTCACAAGCTGCTTCTCTTACGACCGCAATTTGAGGGTCTTTGCAATGAACCTGCACAAGAAAAGCATGTTCACACGCTCACCCTCGTGCAAATCCATCCGCATGTTGTAGGGAAAAGGGGCTTCTCTGTGTCGGTGGATGACATGCAGGTCACACA GGTGAGTCCTGAAGTTCGGAGCACGCTGCACCTCGGTGACCGTATTGTGGAGATTAATGGAGCTCCTGTCAGCTCGTTGCCCCCCAGCGAG GCTGATGAGCTGCTTTGCTGCCCAGATAAGACCCTGCAGCTTCTGGTAGAGCGCAACCCAGCATCAACTTCCCCTGATAACCCTGCCCCCAAACCTTCTTCCTTGTGCACAACAGATGGAAAGGCCTGTTCAGAGGGCACTATCAAACGCAGCTCTATCCG TCGGAGCAATAGTAACAGCCGTTCCCCGGGACCATGCTCTCCCAAAGACCCCCGCTCTGTGTATCGCTCAGAGTCTCTCCGCTGTGCTGTTGGACAAACTCAGCAGATTTTCCGCCCATCTGACCTGCTGCACGGAGAAGAACTGGGCAAAGGCTTCTTTGGACGAGCTATCAAG GTCACACACAGGGCCACAGGCAGGGTGATGGTGATGAAAGAACTAATCCAATTCGATGAACAGACTCAGAAAACGTTCCTCACTGAG gTGAAAGTCATGCGCTCTCTGGATCACCCCAATGTGCTACGTTTTATTGGGGTTCTGTATAAGGACCGTAGGCTGAACCTACTGACTGAGTACATTGAGTGCGGAACGTTGAAAGACTTCCTGAGAGGG GATCATTGTCCTTGGCAGCAGAAAGTCTCTTTTGCTAAAGACATTTCATGTGGAATG GCGTATCTTCACTCC GACGGCACAGTGGTTGTTGCAGACTTTGGGCTATCACGGCTTATTGTTGAAGAGAAGCCAAGGCCTGCCCCAGAACGCCCACCCACCAAAAAACGAACATTGCGCAAGAGTGACCGCAAGAAGCGTTACACCGTGGTGGGAAATCCATACTGGATGGCACCTGAGATGTTAAATG GAAAGCATTACGATGAGAAGGTGGACGTATTTTCATTTGGGATTGTGCTGTGTGAG ATTATTGGACAAGTATATGCTGATCCTGATTGTCTGCCACGCACATTGGATTTTGGTCTGAATGTCCAACTCTTCTGGCAGAAATTTGTGCCCAAGGACTGTCCTGCTGGCTTTTTCCCACTGGCCACATCCTGCTGCCAACTTGAACCCGATAGAAG GCCTGACTTTCCCTATCTGCATGATGCATTTACAGCATTGTCTCTATTCCTGGGAGAGCTGGGGATCCCCCTCCCTTCAGAGATGGAGTATACGGAGCAGAACTTCAGACTGCAGTATGGCCTCGTGCATGATCAAAGTGTATCCCAGGAAAACAATCATTCTTAA
- the PIK3IP1 gene encoding phosphoinositide-3-kinase-interacting protein 1 yields the protein MLLHLLLVIVGCDLLSGTPAPAEQNPMQTSTQFPHHQEESSESISFYKEPVEAREKPQAAQPVISISERVQVKPREKKDLGTLGYVLGILMVVIIIAIGSGIVVGYIYKRGRDLKQQHEQEVEERRIQRINLPLSAFLNPSCDVVDENNIEISSSHTNQDGAAPLMSCTGTPGA from the exons ATGCTTCTCCATCTGCTCCTAGTGATCGTGGGCTGCGATTTGCTGTCAGGGACCCCAG CACCAGCCGAACAAAATCCTATGCAAACCTCAACACAATTTCCGCATCACCAGGAAGAGTCATCAGAATCTATTTCGTTCTATAAAGAGCCAGTAGAAGCACGTGAAAAGCCTCAGGCAGCCCAGCCTGTGATCAGCATTAGTGAGAGGGTCCAAGTAAAACCTAGGGAGAAGAAGGATCTAGGGACACTAG gGTATGTCTTGGGCATCCTCATGGTAGTCATAATCATAGCCATTGGTAGTGGCATTGTGGTCGGATACATATATAAAAG GGGAAGAGATCTTAAGCAACAACATGAACAGGAAGTGGAGGAACGTCGTATCCAAAGGATAAACCTACCACTTTCTGCGTTCTTGAACCCTTCGTGCGACGTTGTAGATGAGAACAACATAGAGATTTCATCTAGTCATACAAATCAGGATGGAGCGGCACCCCTGATGAGCTGCACGGGGACGCCCGGGGCGTGA